In Aquincola tertiaricarbonis, the genomic stretch AGCGGCGGCGTGGCCGACGGCGGCTGGCCGCAGCGCTTTCCGGTGGCCAACGGCATCAGCAGCATGCCGCAGCCCAACCCGCAGCTGCTGCCGGCGGGCGCCACCCAGGGCATGGAAGACGGCGACTACACCCGCCACGTGACCTTCAACGACGACGTGGCCGGTGAGAACATCAAGTTCCTGCTGCTGTGCATCAAGGGCCTGGGCCGCACCGAGCTGGTGGCGCCCGTACAGCGCGCGATGGACTGCCTGCGCCGCCTGCAGCAGCCCGGGCCGCAGGCCGGCTGGGGCCTGCAGCACCTGGCCACCGACCACGGCGGCCGGGCGGCCGGCGCCCCCGCCGGTGCCCGCAGCTACGAGCCGCGCGCCCTGGCCACGCACACCACGCAGACCAACGTCCAGCAGCTGTTCAACTACTTCCGCATCACCGGCGACCGCAGCTACCTGGCCCGCGTGCCCGAGGCCATCGCCTGGCTGGAGAGCTGCAAGCTCACCGCCCAGCAGATCGCCGACAACCCGCTGCTCAATGGCCGCACCCATCCCACCTTCATCGAGCTGGGCACCAACGTCGGCCGCTTCGTGCACCGTTACGGCTCCAACATCCACAACGGTGCCTATTACGTCGACCACGATCACCGCAACACGCCCAGCCACTACTCGGCCGGCCGCAACATCAACATCGCCGGCCTGCAGCGCACCTATGACGAACTGGCCGGCATGAGCGATGCGGCGGTGGCCGAGATGGCCGCCCGTTCACCGCTGAAAGTGACCACCGCCGGCGCGTTGCCCAAGTACTTCTCGCTGCGCGAGGTGGACTTTGCCGACCTGCTGACCGGCGCGGTGATGACCAGCCCGACGGTGAGCGAGGCCGATGCAGCCAAGCTGGTGGCCGACCTGGGCACCAAGAACCACTGGCTCACGCCGCTGGCGCAGGTGACCAACCCGTACCGCGGCGACGGCCCGGCGGCCGAGTACGCCGGCACCGCCTACCGCAGCAAGCATGTGGGCGACATCTACGACACCTCGCCTTACGACCCGCAGGACCCGCCGCTGGTGGATCCGTACGTCAAGAAGGACCGGCCGCTGGGCATCAACACGGCCGATTTCGTGGCCAACCTGGGCAAGTTGATCGCCTTCGTGGCGCCAGTGAAGTAGGGTGCGCGAACGGCCGACGATGCTACGTAGAAACCAGCGTTGTCGGTTGTCGTACAACCAATCACAATGCCCACGTGAAACCGAACCTGCCCTCGTCCCTCCCGGTCTCCACCCCGGTCGTTCCGACCGCCGACGGCACCGTCGTGCGCCGCCGCCCCCGCACCCTGGCGCTGGAGCTGGTGGATGCGCTGGGCGACCGCATCCGCGAAGGCCATCTCAAGGTGGGCGACAAGCTGCCCACCGAGGCGGCCATCATGGGCGAGTTCGGCGTCAGCCGCACCGTGGTGCGCGAGGCCATCTCCAAGCTGCAGGCCTCGGGCCTGGTGGAAACGCGCCACGGCATCGGCACCTTCGTGCGCGGCGTGGGCGACGAGGCCGAGCCCTTTCGCATCGACCGTGAGCAGCTGGGCACGCTGCGCGACGTGATCGCGCTGCTGGAGCTGCGCATCGGCATGGAAACCGAGGCCTGCGGCCTGGCCGCCCAGCGCCGCACGCCCGACAACCTGGCCGCGATGCGCCAGGCGCTGGACGCCTTTGCCAAGGCGCTGGAAGAAGACGGCGACACCGTGGGCCCCGACTTCCAGTTCCATGTGGAGATCGCCCGGGCCACGCAGAACACCCACTTCATCGGGCTGATGAACTACCTGGGCGCGATGATCATCCCGCGCGCCCGCCTCAACGGCGCCGACGTGCTGGACGCCGAACGGCGTGAATACCTGCGCCGCGTGAACGGCGAGCACGAAAGCATCTACGACGCCATCGTCCACCAGGACCCCGAAGGGGCCCGGGCCGCGATGCGCACCCACCTGGCCAACAGCCGCGAACGCCGACGCCGAGCCACGGCGCTGGCCGAGCGGGGCTGAAGCCACCCGCTTTTGCCAACTCAGGCGTGCCGCTGGCCGCCGACCCGGAGACAACCGCGATGAAGTACACCACCCGCCGATTTCTCCAGTCCACGGCCGCCCTCGGGCTGCTGGCGGCTGCCGGATGGGCCAGCGCGCAGGCCGACGCCTGGCCCAGCAAGCCCATCCGCATCGTGGTGCCCTACACGCCGGGTGGCTCGTCCGACATCATTGCCCGCATCATCAGCCAGCCGCTGCAGGAGGCGCTGAAGCAGACGGTGATGGTCGAGAACAAGCCGGGTGCCAACGGCAACACCGGCAGCGACATGGTGGCCAAGGCCCCGGCCGACGGCTACACGCTGCTGCTGTGCGACGTGGGTGCGCTGTCCATCAGCCCCTCGGTCTACACCAAGCTGCCCTTCAATCCCTCCAAGGACTTGAAGGGCGTGACCATGCTGGCCTACTCGCCCCACCTGCTGGTGGTGCATCCGTCGGTCAAGGCCAACAACCTGAAGGAGCTGGTGGCGCAGTCCAAGGCGGGGCAGATGGACTTCGCCATCACCGCCATCGGCAGCGCGCCGCACCTGGCCGGCGTGGCGGTGGAAAAGGCCACCCAGGCCAAGTGGCAGTACATCCCGTACAAGGGCGGCTCGCAGGCGCTGAGCGACACCGTCGCCGGCCAGACCCAGGTGGTGATGAACGGCATGCTGGCCACGCTGCCTTTCGTGCAGTCGGGCAAGCTCAAGGTGCTGGGCGTGAGCAAGGCCACCCGCGTGCCGCTGCTGCCTGACGTGCCCACCATCGCCGAGCAGGGCGTCAAGGGCTTCGAATCCGGCACCTGGCAAGGCATTCTGGTGCCGGCCGGCACGCCGCAGCCGGTGGTGGACAAACTCAATGCCGAGCTGACCCGCATCATCCGCTCGCCCGAAGTGCGCTCGCGCCTGACCGCGCAGGGTGCCGAGGTCTACACCATGACCCCGGCCGAGTTCGGCAGCTTCTTCGAGCGCGAGCGCAAGCACTGGGCCACCGTGGTGGCGCAGGGTAACGTCAAGCTCGACTGAGCCAACTGGAGGGCGTGATGAGAGAAAACCGCTTGCGATCGCTGTGGGCCGAAGGCAAGGCCGCCGTCAACGGCTGGCTGGCCATTCCCAACAGCTTCTCGGCCGAGACCATGGCCCACCAGGGCTGGGACACCCTCACCATCGACCTGCAGCACGGCGTGGTGGACTACGCCGCCATGGTCGGCATGCTGCAAGCCATCTCCACCACGCCCACGGTGCCGGTGGTGCGCGTGCCCTGGCTGGAAGCCGGCATCCTGATGAAGACGCTGGACGCCGGCGCCTACGGCGTCATCTGCCCGATGATCAACAGCCGGCAGGACGCGCAGAACCTGGTGGCCTGGACCCACTATGCGCCGCGCGGCACCCGCAGCTTCGGCCCGGTGCGTGCGCTGCTGTACGGCGGCCCCGACTATGCCGAGAAGGCCAACGACACCATCGTCACCTTCGCGATGATCGAGACCGCGCAGGCGCTGGACCACCTGGACGACATCCTGTCGGTGGAAGGCCTGGACGCCATCTACATCGGCCCTTCCGACCTGTCGCTGGCCCTGGGCTGCAAGCCGGTGTTCGACGACGTGGAGCCGCTGGTGGCGCAGGCCATCGACCACATCCTGGCGCGTGCCAAGGCCCACGGCTTGCGGGCCGGCATCCACAACGGCCGCACCGACGTGGCGCTGGGCCGCATCGCCAAGGGCTTCGACTTCGTCACCGTCAGCTCCGACGCGCGGCTGATGGCCGCCGGCGCCCAGGAGACGCTGGCCCGCATGCGCGCCGGTGGTGCTGGTGCTCCGGATCAGAGCGGCGGCTACTGAGCTTCTTCTTCACCCCATCGCACACCAAAGGATCAACGTCATGAAACTCGGATTCATCGGCCTGGGCATCATGGGCACGCCGATGGCGGGCCACCTGCGCGCCGCCGGCCATGAGCTGTACGTGCACACCCGCAGCAGCGTGCCGGCCGTGCTGGCCGAAGCCGGCGCCGTGGCCTGCGCCAACGCCACCGAAGTGGCGCAGAAGGCCGACATCGTCTTCTTGATGGTGCCCGACACGCCCGACGTGGAGAAGGTGCTGTTCGGCGAGAACGGTGTGGCCGCGGGCCTCAGCAAGGGCAAGACCGTCGTCGACATGAGCAGCATCTCGCCCATCGAGACCAAGGCCTTCGCCAAGCGCATCAACGAGCTGGGCTGCGACTACCTGGACGCGCCGGTGTCAGGCGGCGAGGTGGGTGCCAAGGCGGCCAGCCTGACCATCATGGTGGGCGGCGAGCCGGCGGTGTTCGAGAAGGTGAAGCCCCTCTTCGAACTGATGGGCAAGAACATCACGCTGGTGGGCGGCAACGGCGACGGCCAGACCACCAAGGTGGCCAACCAGATCATCGTGGCGCTGAACATCGCGGCGGTGGGTGAGGCGTTGCTGTTCGCCAGCAAGGCCGGCGCCGACCCGGCCAAGGTGCGCCAGGCGCTGATGGGCGGCTTCGCGGCCAGCCGCATCCTGGAGGTGCATGGCGAGCGCATGGTCAAGCGGACGTTCAACCCGGGCTTTCGCATCGGGCTGCACCAGAAGGACCTGAACCTGGCGCTGCAGGGCGCCAAGGCCATCGGCGTGGCGCTGCCGCAGACCGCGGGCGCCGCGCAGCTGATGCAGGTGGCCGCCGCCCAGGGCTGGGATCAACTGGATCACTCCGCGCTGGTCAAGGCGCTGGAGGTGATGGCGGGGCATGAGGTGGCGAAGGGGGACTGAGATCCCCAAGGGTCCGAAGGGCCCTTTTACAAGGGCCCCGGGGGACGCGAGCGCAGCGAGCTTGGGGGCGAATCTCAGTCCCGCCGGGCCGCCCCAAGGGACTGAGATCCCCCTCGGGGGGGCGCGAGCGCAGCGAGCTTGGGGGCGAATCTCAGTCCCGCCGGGCCGCCCCAAGGGACTGAGCGCCCCCTCGGGGGGCAGCGAGCGCAGCGAGCTTGGGGGCGAACCTCATTCCCAGGGGTTCAGTACCTGTACGCCGAGGTCTGACACGTCACGCACGTTGCGCGTGACGAGGATCAGGCCGTGATGCAAGGCGGTGGCGGTCAGCAGTCTGTCAACGGCGGGCAAGGGGCGCGCCAGCCGCCTCACCGGGTCGGGCGACTTGCGCCGCAACTGCGGCAGCACTTAGGTGTCGATCAGGTAGCTCACAGTGACACGTCGCGCGTCAGACTCGCGTCGCGCTCGATCACCAGCTCGTCATCCAGCCCTGCCAAAGGCGACGCCTGCATGAACGCCAGCAGTGAAGCCTGCTGGCCCGACATGCGCTCGAACGCCGCCCGGGAGAGCACCACCGCCACCGACTTGCCGTGCACCGTGATGTCCTGCGGGCCATCCTGTTCCGCGCGCTTGACCACTTCCGACAGGCGCGCCTTGGCGTCCTGCATCTGCCACGTCTGCATGGGAACGTGCTGGTCTGACCAAACAGGTCTGACTGTATCGAGTTGAGCCTGGCCGGTGTGAGTCGGTAGGCACACGTCAGCGCACGTGTTGCGAAGGCCTCCTGACCTGGGAGTCGGTCACGCACGAGGGCTGCTGCCCGGCCGAGTCGCCCACCACGCCGAACCCACGATCAGCAAGCCGCCCAGCCAGCCCTGCAGGCTCATCGGCTCGCCCATCCAGAAGACGGCGATCAGCGCGCCCCAGAGCGGCTCGCTGCCCATGAGCAGGGCCACGCGCGAAGGGCTGGTGCGACTGGCCGCGTAGTTCTGCGCGAAGAAGGCCAGCAGCGTGGACAGCAGCACCAGAAAGGCCATCGCCCACCAGAAGCCGGCGTCGGCCGGCAGCGGCTGCCACGCGGTACCGTGCAGCGCCAGCATCAAGGCCGTGGCGCCCAGCGTCATCACGCCCGTCTGCACGGCCGTGAGCGTCAGGGCCGGCAGCGCGTGGCGGGCGCCGTGGCGGCGCGTCATGCACACCATCACGCCCCGCAGCAAAGCAGCCAGCACCATCAGCGCGTCCCCGCCATTGAGCCCGGCAGTCCCGCCGTGCTGGAAGGCCAGCAGCCCGGCGCCGCACAAGGACAGGCCGGCCGCTGCCAGCATGCCGCTACTCGGTCGGGTCTTCAGCAGCACCCATTCGCACAGCGGCGTGAAGGCCACGCACAGGCTGATCAAGAAGGCCGCGTTGCTGGCCGTGGTCAGTGACACGCCGAAGGTCTCGCAGACGAAGATGGCCAGCAGGTTGAGCCCCAGCCCCGAAGCGCCGACCAGCGCGGGCCGCCAGCCCGGAACGGCCAGCCCGCGCAAGGCCGGCAGCAGCAGCAAGAAGGTGAGCCCGAAGCGCAGCACCAGGAACTGCAGCACCAACAACTGCCCGGTGGCCACCTTGGCGGCGCTGTAGCTGCCGCCCCAGATGATGGCCACCAGCAGCAGCAGGGCGTCGATGGGGCTGAAGATCGTGGGGGCGTGAACGCGCCGGTCGGCCTGCATGCCGCGTCCTTGGTGTCGTCAGGAAGCACGCATTCTTCGAAGGCGCCCTGGCGCTGACTAGACTGCCCGCCAGAACAGGAGTTGTGCTCCGTGGGCAACGATGATTTCTTGAAGGTGATGCACGAGCTGGTCGCCTTCGTGCGGGTGGCGGAGGCGGGCAGCTTCTCGACCGCGGCGCGGCGCCAGGGCCAGACGCCTTCGGCCGTGAGCCGACAGGTGGCGCGGCTGGAAAGGGCCATGGGCGTTTCGCTGCTGCAGCGCTCCACCCGGCAGCTGCGGCTGACGGATGCCGGACTGGAGGTGCTGGAGCGTGGGCGCGAGATGGTGGCCGCCGCGCAGGCCACGCTGCGGGTGGCCGAAGGCCATGTCGGCGAGCCCCGCGGGCGCGTGCGCATCAGCGCGCCCAAGGCCTTTGCGCGCCACGTGCTGCACCAGCCGCTGCTCGACTTCCTGCAGCGCCATCGCCAGGTCGACGTGCAGTTGCTGGTGGCCGATCGGCCGGTGGACCCGCTGCGCGAGGGCATCGACCTGGTGGTGCGCCTGACCGACGACCCACCGCAAGGCCTGGTCGCGCGGGCGCTGATGCCGGTGCGCCAGTGGGTGGTCGCCAGCCCGGGCTACCTGGCAGCGCATGAGGCCATCCAGCGGCCCGAGGACTTGATGGCGCACAGCTGCCTGTCGCTGGGCGAACAGGCCCGCGACAGCCGCTGGCGCTTCAGCCGCGCCGACGAGGCGGTGGAGGTCGTGGCGGACGGCCGCTACACCGTGAACCACAGCGAGATGCGCCTGGCCGCCGTCGAGGCCGGCCTGGGCGTGGGCTGCGTGCCCGACTTCGTGGCCCATGAGGCCCTGGCCGCCGGCCGGGTGGTGCGCCTGTTGCCCGAGTGGGCCTTCGACACCAACTACCAGGGCGTGGCTTACCTGCTGTTTTCAGCCAGCTGCTACACGGCGCCGAAGATGCGCGCCCTGATCGACCATCTGGTGGCGGCGCTGCGGCCGGCGCCGGTCACTGCGGCCGGATGATCCTGCTTTCCAACCCCTCCCACACCGGCTTCAACTGCCCCGGCAGGTAGGGCAGGGCGCCCAGGTCGGTGTGGCTTTCTTCGGGCGAGTGGAAGTCGCTGCCGCGCGAGGCGTAGAGGTCGAACTCCTTGGCCATGTCGGCGTACTTCACGTAGTCGGCCTGGTTGTGGCTGCCGGTGATCACTTCCACGCCTTGCCCGCCGTGGGCGATGAATTCGGTGAAGAGGGCGTATTCCTCGGTGGGCGTGAAGGCGTAGCGGCCCGGGTGGGCGATCACGGCCATGCCACCGGCATCGACGATCCAGCGCACCGCGTCGCCCAGCTTCGCCCAGCGGTGGGGCACGTAGCCGGGCTTGCCTTCGGTGAGGAAGCGGCGAAACACTTCAGAGGTGTCGGCGCACACGCCGGTGGCCACCAGGTGCCGCGCGAAGTGGGTGCGGCTGATCAGCTCGGGGTTGCCCACGTACTGCAGCGCACCTTCGAATGCGCCGTGAATACCCACCTGCGCCAGGCTGGCCGCCATTTCGCGCGCCCGCTCCTCGCGCCCGCCTCGGGTGCGTTCCAGGCCCTCGCGCAGCGCGCGGTCGTCGATGTCGAAGCCCAGGCCCACGATGTGTACCGTGATGCCGGCAAAGGTCACCGAGATCTCGGCGCCGGTGAGGTAGTTCAGGCCCACCGCCAGCGCCGCGTCGCGGGCGCGGTGCAGGCCGCCCACTTCGTCGTGGTCGGTCAGCGCCCACAGCTGCACGCCGTTGGCGGCCGCCCGCGCAGCCAGCCCCTCGGGCGTCAAGGTGCCGTCCGACACTTGCGAGTGGCAGTGCAGGTCGGCGTTCAGCAGGTCGGTGGCGGCAGTGGCTGTGGTCATGGCCCGATTGTCTCAGGCCACTCCCATCCGCGATGCTGTCAGGGCTGCAGCCGCAGGATGCGCCCGTCGGCGTTGTCGGTCAGCACGTACAACCAGCCATCGGGACCCTGGCGGACGTCGCGGATGCGCTGGCCCAGGCGCGTCAGCAGCCGTTCTTCGCCGACCACGCGCGCGCCGTCCAGCTGCAGCCGCAGCAGCGCCTGGCCGCGCAGCGCGCCCATGAACAGGTTGCCCTGCCAGCCAGGGTAGCGGTCGCTGGTCAGAAAGGCCAGGCCCGAGGGCGCGATGGACACCGGCACCCAGTGGCGCAACGGGGGCACCACGTCGTCGCGGGTCTCGCCTTCGCCGATGCGGGTGCCCAGGCCGTAGTTGCGGCCGTAGGTGATCACCGGCCAGCCGTGGTTGCGGCCCTTCTCCACCCGGTTGAGTTCGTCGCCGCCCTGGGGGCCGTGTTCGGTGGCCCACAGCTCGCCCGTCTCGGGGTGCAGCGCCGCGCCCTGCACGTTGCGGTGGCCGTAGCTCCACAGCTCGGGCCGGGCCTCGGCCTTGGCGGCCGGGCCAGTGAAGGGGTTGTCAGGCGCCGGCTCACCGTCGGTGGTGATGCGCACGATCTTGCCGATGTGGTTGCCCAGCACCTGGGCATCGTCCTTGAGCGAGAAGCGGTCGCCGAGGGTGACGAACAGCGCACCGCTGCGGTCGAACACCAGGCGCGAGCCGAAGTGGCTGCCGCCGTTGTGCTTGGGGGCCTGGCGGAAGATCACCTTCACGTCGGACAGGCTGTCGCCCTGCAGCGTGGCGCGGGCCACCGCGGTGCCGTTGAGGCCGCCGTCGCCGGGCTCGCTGTAGCTCCAGTAGACGCGGCGGTTGTCCGCGAAACGCGGGTCCACCACCACGTCCAGCAAGCCGCCCTGGCCGCCGGCATCCACCTTGGGCAGCCCGGCCAACGGCTTGCCCACCGTGCCGTCGGCCGCCACGATGCGCAGCCGCCCGGCCTTTTCGGTGACCAGCATGCGGCCATCGGGCAGGAACGCCAGGGCCCAGGGGTTCTGCAGCCCGCGGGCCACGGTGACGGTGCGCGGCTCGGCCGCGTGCACCGCCATCGTGGCCGCCCACAGGGCGCAACCGGCGGCAAAGGCGAGCAAAGAGCGTTTCATGGCGACGGCCTGGGCGGCGGGGTGATGCACATGGTCGATGGACCCGCCCGCGGCCCGCCGGTTCCGCAACGGGAGCAGGTTCAGCCGCCGGGCCGCCCCAAGGCTGAACGCGCCCCGAGGGTCTGAAGGGCCCTTTTACAAGGGCCTGGGGGGCAGCGAGCGAAGCGAGCTTGGGGGCACCACCCGCCCGCCGGGCCGCCCCAAGGACGGGTGCTCCCCCTCGGGGGGACGCGAGCGCAGCGAGCTTGGGGGCACCCTCACACCGAAGCTTCGACCATCATCTGTACCCGCTGCTGCCCCTGGTATTCGTCCAGGCAGATGCGGTAGGCCAGCCGCGCGCGGGGCGGCAGCGGCTCCACGCGGCCGAACCAGATGGCGTCGCGCAGCTGGCCGCCCAGGCGCAGCCGCAGCTTCAGGTGCTTTTCGCCCACCAGGCGCTGGGCCACCACGTCCACCTCGTCGCAGAAGGTGGGCGCTTCGAACGATTGGCCCCACACCTGGCCGTCCAGCACCTGCACCGTCTCGGCGTTGTAGTACTCCACCGGCAGCGCGCCGTCGGTGCGCAGCCGGCGTTGCAGGGTGTCGGCGTCCAGCCATTCACGGGCCACCTGCTGCAGCGCCTCGGCAAAGGTGGCAAAGCCGCTCTCGTCCAGCGTGCAGCCGGCGGCCATGGCATGGCCGCCGAACTTCTTCAGCACGCCAGGGTGGCGCTTGCTCACCAGGTCCAGCGCATCGCGCAGGTGAAAGCCCGGAATGCTGCGGCCCGAGCCCTTGAGCAGCCCGTCCTGCCCACGCGCAAACACGAAAGTGGGCCGGTGCAGCCGGTCTTTCAGGCGGCCCGCCACGATGCCCACCACGCCCTCGTGGAACTCGTAGTCGAAGATCGCCAGCGCGGGCGGCGCCTCGCCGTCCGGCATCAGCCGGTCGAGCAAGGCCTCGGCCTGGTCGCGCATGCCGCTTTCCACGGTGCGCCGCTCACGGTTGATGGCGTCCAGCTGCGCGGCCAGCTCGGTGGCGCGGGCGCTGTCGTCGGTGATCAGGCATTCGATGCCCAGTGTCATGTCGGCCAGCCGGCCGGCCGCGTTGATGCGCGGGCCCAGCGCAAAGCCGAAGTCGAAGGCGCTGGCCCGGCTGGCATGGCGCCCGGCTGCGCTGAACAGCGCCGCCACGCCCGGCTGCATGCGCCCGGCGCGGATGCGCTTGAGCCCCTGGGCCACCAGGCGGCGGTTGTTGGCATCGAGCTTCACCACGTCGGCCACGGTGCCCAGGGCCACCAGGTCGAGCAGCGCATCCAGCTTGGGCTGGCTGGCGGCGTCGAACACGCCACGTGCACGCAGCTCGGCCCGCAACGCCAGCAGCACGTAGAACATCACGCCCACACCGGCCAGCGACTTGCTCTCGAAGCTGCAGGCCGGCTGGTTGGGGTTCACGATCACGTCGGCCTCGGGCAGCACCACCTGGGTGCCTACCAGCGCGGGCAGGTGGTGGTCGGTCACCAGCACCTGCAGGCCCAGTTTGCGGGCATGGGCCACGCCCTCCAGGCTGGCGATGCCGTTGTCCACCGTCACCAGCAGGTCGGGCTGCTGCTGCATCGCCAGGTCGACGACGGTGGGCGTGAGGCCGTAGCCGTGCAGCGCCCGGTCGGGCACCACGTAGCGCAGCGTGCCGGGCCGTGCGCCCAGCATGGCCAGGCCGCGCAGGGCCACGGCGCAGGCCGTGGCGCCGTCGCAGTCGTAGTCGGCCACGATGCAGATGCGGCCGCCGCGGGCCAGGGTGTCGGCCAGCAGCACCGCGGCGGCCTGCGTGCCGTGCAGGCTGGCGGGCGGCAGCAGACGGCCCAGGCCGTCGTCCAGGTCGTCGGGCGTGCGCACGCCGCGCGCCGCGAACAGGCGGGCCAGCAGCGGGTGCACGCCGGCCTGCTCCAGCGCAAAGGCCACCCGCGGCGGCACGTCGCGGGCTTCCAGCAGGATGTTGGCGGTGCTCACAGGTTCTCCAGCAGCGGCGCCAGGGCGCGGCGCGCGGGGCGCAGCCGCTGCCACAGCGTGGGTTTGGCATAGGTATAGGTGACGGCGCTGGCCTCGCCACACAAGGTGAGGCGGGCGCCGGGCTGCGCCGCCAGGGCAGCGATCGGGCCGGCGTCCAGCGCCTGCCAGGCCTGCAGCCAGGCACCCCAGTCTTCGGCCAGCGCCGGGGCGGTCAGGCGCTGGTCCAGCTGCGGCGCGGCGGCTTCGTCGGCGGCCTGCCAGGCGCCGGTGGCGCTGAGCCAGAACGAATTGACCGGCAGCAGGCCCTGCGCTTCGCGCGCCTCGTTCAGCGGGTGGTGGTGCAGCAGCATCTGCATCTCGTTTTGCAGCCGGCGCCACAGCCGCGCCGGGCCCTGGCCGGCGGCCCGCGGCAGCCACAGGTCGATGCCGCGGTGGGTCACGCGGTCGAGCGAGGCGGTGGGCAGCGCCGCCAGCGAGTCATGGCGCGCCGCCCAGCGGTCGGCGCCTTGCCACACCAGCTGCACGCCTTCGCTTTCGAACAGCGGCAGCATCGCGTCGAAGGCGGCGCGTGAGCCGGCTTCGTCGAGTTGCATGGCCGCCGGCGGCAGCAGCGTCACGCTGTCGCTGCCCACGGCCCAGTGCGCGGGCGTGATCCAGCCCCAGCCGCCAGCGGCTTCGGGCGGTTTGCCCATCTCGCGCGCGGCCCAGGGCAGCAGGCCGTCAACGGCGGGCCAGCCCAGCGCGCGGGCCAGCGCACGCTCATGCGGCGGCGACAAGGTGGTCTCGTCGCCGCTGTCGCGGTCGGTCTCGGCCCAGCGGGCCAGCAAGGTTTCCAGGTGGGGCAGCTGCAGTTGGCTCAGCGCATGGCGGCCAGCGTCGGAGCCGGGCGCCGCATGGGGAATCAGCAGGTGCATGGCGCGATTATCCCGGCTGGCGCCGCCCTGCAAACCGGCAACCTCGCTGGGCTACCATGCGCCCCGCATGACAAGACCCACGAGTTCCTGGCCCTACGAGTGGCAGATCGGCTGGCGCTACACCCGTGCCGGCCGGGCGGGGCGCCGCAACGGCTTCATCTCCTTCATCTCCGGCGTGTCGATGCTCGGCATCGCGCTGGGCGTGGCGGCGCTCATCATCGTGCTGTCGGTGATGAACGGCTTCCAGAAGGAGGTGCGCGACCGCATGCTCAGCGTGATCCCGCACGTCGACCTGTTCGATGCGCAGGGCGCGCCGCTGGCCGACTGGCAGGCCACCGCCGCCAAGGTCAGGCAGCTGCAGCCCCAGGTGATCGGCGCCGCGCCCTTCGTGGCGCAGCAGGCGCTGGTGGCCCGTGGCGACGACATGCGCGGCGTGCTGGTGCGCGGCATCTCGCCGGCCGACGAGGCGCAGGTCACGCCGCTGGCCGCCAGTTCGCAGGGCCATGTGTTCAGCCTGCTCCAGCCTGGGCAGTGGAACATCGTGCTGGGTGCCGAGCTGGCCCGGCAGCTGGGCGTGGTGCCGGGCTCGCAGGTCACGCTGGTGGCGCCCAATGGCCAGGTCACGCCGGCCGGCGTGGTA encodes the following:
- a CDS encoding pectate lyase, translating into MTYDNEETPMLKRRSFMLSTLAPAALAACGGSDDDTPANPDTGSGTDAVAQARDAMKRAAVYMDQTVSYRGGYVWQYLPDLSITWGEMEAKRSMCWIQPPGTPTAGHALLDAYHATGDETFYTAAERTALALVQAQHPAGGWNYIYDFAGEDSLRHWYETIGANGWRLEEFQHYYGNATFDDAGTAVSSQFMLRMYLEKKDPRFLASVDKAIGFVLAAQFSGGVADGGWPQRFPVANGISSMPQPNPQLLPAGATQGMEDGDYTRHVTFNDDVAGENIKFLLLCIKGLGRTELVAPVQRAMDCLRRLQQPGPQAGWGLQHLATDHGGRAAGAPAGARSYEPRALATHTTQTNVQQLFNYFRITGDRSYLARVPEAIAWLESCKLTAQQIADNPLLNGRTHPTFIELGTNVGRFVHRYGSNIHNGAYYVDHDHRNTPSHYSAGRNINIAGLQRTYDELAGMSDAAVAEMAARSPLKVTTAGALPKYFSLREVDFADLLTGAVMTSPTVSEADAAKLVADLGTKNHWLTPLAQVTNPYRGDGPAAEYAGTAYRSKHVGDIYDTSPYDPQDPPLVDPYVKKDRPLGINTADFVANLGKLIAFVAPVK
- a CDS encoding FadR/GntR family transcriptional regulator, producing the protein MRRRPRTLALELVDALGDRIREGHLKVGDKLPTEAAIMGEFGVSRTVVREAISKLQASGLVETRHGIGTFVRGVGDEAEPFRIDREQLGTLRDVIALLELRIGMETEACGLAAQRRTPDNLAAMRQALDAFAKALEEDGDTVGPDFQFHVEIARATQNTHFIGLMNYLGAMIIPRARLNGADVLDAERREYLRRVNGEHESIYDAIVHQDPEGARAAMRTHLANSRERRRRATALAERG
- a CDS encoding Bug family tripartite tricarboxylate transporter substrate binding protein, encoding MKYTTRRFLQSTAALGLLAAAGWASAQADAWPSKPIRIVVPYTPGGSSDIIARIISQPLQEALKQTVMVENKPGANGNTGSDMVAKAPADGYTLLLCDVGALSISPSVYTKLPFNPSKDLKGVTMLAYSPHLLVVHPSVKANNLKELVAQSKAGQMDFAITAIGSAPHLAGVAVEKATQAKWQYIPYKGGSQALSDTVAGQTQVVMNGMLATLPFVQSGKLKVLGVSKATRVPLLPDVPTIAEQGVKGFESGTWQGILVPAGTPQPVVDKLNAELTRIIRSPEVRSRLTAQGAEVYTMTPAEFGSFFERERKHWATVVAQGNVKLD
- a CDS encoding HpcH/HpaI aldolase family protein codes for the protein MRENRLRSLWAEGKAAVNGWLAIPNSFSAETMAHQGWDTLTIDLQHGVVDYAAMVGMLQAISTTPTVPVVRVPWLEAGILMKTLDAGAYGVICPMINSRQDAQNLVAWTHYAPRGTRSFGPVRALLYGGPDYAEKANDTIVTFAMIETAQALDHLDDILSVEGLDAIYIGPSDLSLALGCKPVFDDVEPLVAQAIDHILARAKAHGLRAGIHNGRTDVALGRIAKGFDFVTVSSDARLMAAGAQETLARMRAGGAGAPDQSGGY
- the glxR gene encoding 2-hydroxy-3-oxopropionate reductase translates to MNVMKLGFIGLGIMGTPMAGHLRAAGHELYVHTRSSVPAVLAEAGAVACANATEVAQKADIVFLMVPDTPDVEKVLFGENGVAAGLSKGKTVVDMSSISPIETKAFAKRINELGCDYLDAPVSGGEVGAKAASLTIMVGGEPAVFEKVKPLFELMGKNITLVGGNGDGQTTKVANQIIVALNIAAVGEALLFASKAGADPAKVRQALMGGFAASRILEVHGERMVKRTFNPGFRIGLHQKDLNLALQGAKAIGVALPQTAGAAQLMQVAAAQGWDQLDHSALVKALEVMAGHEVAKGD
- a CDS encoding type II toxin-antitoxin system Phd/YefM family antitoxin, which produces MQTWQMQDAKARLSEVVKRAEQDGPQDITVHGKSVAVVLSRAAFERMSGQQASLLAFMQASPLAGLDDELVIERDASLTRDVSL
- a CDS encoding DMT family transporter is translated as MQADRRVHAPTIFSPIDALLLLVAIIWGGSYSAAKVATGQLLVLQFLVLRFGLTFLLLLPALRGLAVPGWRPALVGASGLGLNLLAIFVCETFGVSLTTASNAAFLISLCVAFTPLCEWVLLKTRPSSGMLAAAGLSLCGAGLLAFQHGGTAGLNGGDALMVLAALLRGVMVCMTRRHGARHALPALTLTAVQTGVMTLGATALMLALHGTAWQPLPADAGFWWAMAFLVLLSTLLAFFAQNYAASRTSPSRVALLMGSEPLWGALIAVFWMGEPMSLQGWLGGLLIVGSAWWATRPGSSPRA
- a CDS encoding LysR family transcriptional regulator — encoded protein: MGNDDFLKVMHELVAFVRVAEAGSFSTAARRQGQTPSAVSRQVARLERAMGVSLLQRSTRQLRLTDAGLEVLERGREMVAAAQATLRVAEGHVGEPRGRVRISAPKAFARHVLHQPLLDFLQRHRQVDVQLLVADRPVDPLREGIDLVVRLTDDPPQGLVARALMPVRQWVVASPGYLAAHEAIQRPEDLMAHSCLSLGEQARDSRWRFSRADEAVEVVADGRYTVNHSEMRLAAVEAGLGVGCVPDFVAHEALAAGRVVRLLPEWAFDTNYQGVAYLLFSASCYTAPKMRALIDHLVAALRPAPVTAAG